Genomic window (Marinobacter fonticola):
GACATCATGGCTGGCGAGCGTCGCCTCGATCAGGCGACTTTCGTCAGAATGACCTACAAGGGATAAAACACGTGTCATAGGGGTCCCTAGGAAAACGAGTGTTATTCCCCGGACCTTACGCGACAACCGTTTCCCAAGTCCTTAACTTAAACAAGATCTTGAGAACGTTTAATTTCAGTTTCATCCCGCTTGATGCGCTTTTTGTGACAGCGGCGTCAGTAACTTAGGGCATGTCGCTGCTGTTTCCAGAACAGCCCTTGCCGGTAAACGTTAATCTTACTTGCTCGGGCCACCGCCCCTTTCTCCCTCTTGCCGACGATAAAGCTGATAAATCGTCTGAAAATGCGACACGCTATCGGGCAGCAACGTGCCGGTATAAAGGTCGACCGCTAACTTCTGGATATCCTCACGCTCGAGTACTCGGTTGACCTCGGCAATGATTTCCCGGCCCCAGTCGCCTTCGGTACAGCCATAGTAGTCGTTGATGTAATCCGGTTGTTCGGACAGCGGCAGGAAGCCAAGGTCCGGCGCCCCCCGATCTCCCCATATCTCGGCGGCACCCTCGCCGTGGGTAAAATGGCCAGCCTCGGAAGAATACGCCAGCACCGCATCCACGCGCTTCGCTTTCAGCATCTGGAGCAACAGCGGGCTGTTACGCGAGGCAATAAGCCGCGTCGTTATGCCTTCCGGCGCATAGCGAGCTCTGACGATTCGATCGACCTCCTCGCCGTAGCTTCTTCCGCGCACAAACCCCAAGCGAATCGACGATTCATCCATCACCCGAGCGAGACTTAATTCGCCGTTTGCATCGATAAAGGATTTCAACTTCTCTTCGCTGCCCGCTCTGACGACCAAGCCCGGCGGCAGCATCGGCAGCACCGGCCGGGAGTACGCCACGTAAGGGGTACGCCCCGGTACTTTGATCAGCGCATGGGAACACATCTGCCGACCTTGCTTCATGTCGTACAGCAAACGCGCGTAGTTCGACGTTCGAAATCGGTGCCGGTAATCCGGCAGCGCTGCGATCACCTCTAAGTGAAGACGGTCCATAACACCGTATTGGCCGGCCGCCATCTCAAGAAAAAAGGGTGGAAACTCCGGTGAACGCCATTCCACAGTCGCAACCTGAGACTGGGCATGGGTGACCCAAAGCACGCATAGCGAACAAACCATCCAACGCAGCATTCGACCTATTTCACCTCCCCAGCTCACGCCGCCCGTCAAGAACCCGTTCGGTGGCAATATGGAACGTTACCTCTTAGCGTAAATGGTCGGTCGACGACGTCTCAAGCTCAAAACGCGCGTGCCCTACCAAGAGTTCATTTGCAATCCAGTGCTTTAATTGTAGTAGTCTAAAAGCAGCGACTTGGATGCATTATCGGTTAAAAATGCTTAGGGAACCTTAGCATTCCTGCAATCCCCGGCAGTCAGGAGTTCAGCCGAGTCGTTGCTGTAACGGAAGGGCCATTGGCCGTCTGGCCGATGGCCACTTGGTTTATGGAGACACGCTACAGAGCAAGGAGAGAGCACCATGATTGGATTCGGTAAGCTCGCCGGCCGGGACGTGGACGAGCTAGCACCACTCGAACACATCCGTAACATGTACCGGGACGTGCGCCAGCGCTTCGAAGACTACTGCGCGCCCCTGGAAATCGAGGACTACGGGCTCCAGGCCGTAGCGGAAACCAGCCCCGCTAAATGGCACTTGGCCCACACCAGCTGGTTCTTCGAAACATTCATCCTCAAACCCTTCATGCCGGGCTATCAATCGCCCAACCCCCAATTCGAATACCTGTTTAATTCCTACTACAACGGCATCGGCGCGCAATTTCCCCGGTCGCAACGCGGCCTGTTGTCGCGCCCGACGGTGGCCGACGTTTACGACTACCGCCACGCCATCGACGATGCCATGATACGGCTGCTTGAATCCGGCGACGGCGGCCTGAATACAGGCGATCTGAATACGATAGTCACTCGAACGGAGCTGGGCCTGCAGCATGAGATGCAGCACCAGGAACTGTTCTTCACCGACCTGAAATACAATCTGGCGCTCAATCCGCTTTGCCCGGTCTATGTCGATGCACCCGGGCATGAGGAACCCACCCGCCCACTTGCGCTGGCTTGGACGGCCCAGGAAGGCGGCATCCTCAAGATGGGCGCGGACGCCGATAGCAGCTTTTGCTTTGACAACGAAACCCCGCGGCACCGGGTTTTCCTGGAACCGTTCGAACTGGCTAATCGGCCGGTGACCAATGCCGACGTGCTCGCCTTCATCGAGGACGGTGGCTACCAGCAGCCGGCGCTTTGGCTTGCCGATGGCTGGGGCAAAGTGCAGCAGGAGCAATGGCAGCATCCGCTCTATTGGCGTCAACAGGACGGCGAGTGGTTCGAGTTCACCCTGCACGGTCTGAAACCGCTCAACCCCTATGGTATCGCTTGTCACCTCAGTGCCTACGAGGCCGATGCCATTGCGCGCTGGTTCGACGCCCGCCTGCCGACGGAATTCGAGTGGGAATCGGTTGCCCAGCGCCAGCCCGTCAAGGGACATTTTGTCGACAGCGGTCTATATCACCCCGAAAGCGCGGACCCCGATACGTTGTTCGGCAGCATCTGGCAGTGGACCAGCAGCGCCTATGCACCCTACCCCGGCTACCGGCCGGCGGAAGGCGCCATTGGCGAGTACAACGGCAAGTTTATGTGCAACCAGCTGGTGCTACGCGGCGGTTCGTGCGTG
Coding sequences:
- the egtB gene encoding ergothioneine biosynthesis protein EgtB is translated as MIGFGKLAGRDVDELAPLEHIRNMYRDVRQRFEDYCAPLEIEDYGLQAVAETSPAKWHLAHTSWFFETFILKPFMPGYQSPNPQFEYLFNSYYNGIGAQFPRSQRGLLSRPTVADVYDYRHAIDDAMIRLLESGDGGLNTGDLNTIVTRTELGLQHEMQHQELFFTDLKYNLALNPLCPVYVDAPGHEEPTRPLALAWTAQEGGILKMGADADSSFCFDNETPRHRVFLEPFELANRPVTNADVLAFIEDGGYQQPALWLADGWGKVQQEQWQHPLYWRQQDGEWFEFTLHGLKPLNPYGIACHLSAYEADAIARWFDARLPTEFEWESVAQRQPVKGHFVDSGLYHPESADPDTLFGSIWQWTSSAYAPYPGYRPAEGAIGEYNGKFMCNQLVLRGGSCVTDPRQVRASYRNFFYPPDRWQFSGVRLARDAR